From a single Streptomyces sp. NBC_01264 genomic region:
- a CDS encoding HelD family protein — protein MAAQNAAVDSTADSVRDREIAVEQTHLDHVYRRLEEKIHEAEFLMNDAAKRGQVGTPGALAERDAQVFRAGIHLNRLNNEFEDFLFGRIDLVLGKDGERGPDGAFTSVEPAEDAIRTDLTADIAETLHIGRIGVLDSDYAPLVIDWRAPAAAPFYRSTPKDPGRVVRRRVIRSKGRKVLGVEDDLMRPEVTAFLDGGELPVIGDGALMAALGRARTHSMRDIVSSIQAEQDLVIRAPAASVAEVAGGPGTGKTAVALHRAAYLLYQDRRRYAGGILIVSPTPLLVAYTEGVLPSLGEEGQVAIRALGSLVDGAEATTYDDPSTARVKGSSRMLKVLRKAVRGALEFGGPGGTPAPDRLRVVAFGRRQELEAPDLDRIRQNVLSGTAPVNLLRPRARKLLLDALYSKSGGAGRHSDPELAAELRSAFDEDVSTEDAFIDFLNAWWPELTPRGVLASMADERRLSRWSRRDLNPRETRQVARSLRRVGPDGKGALSVHDVALLDELQQLLGAPARPKRKRELNPLDQLSGLEELMPTREETQWERAERLAAERTEYAHVIVDEAQDLTPMQWRMVGRRGRGGTWTVVGDPAQSSWTDPEEAAAARDEALGTRPRRKFTLTVNYRNPAEVAEVASRVLKLAAPGTEPPTAVRSTGLLPRFTAVGPEGRDLRSTVVEETRRLLEQVDGTVGVVVAMDRRAEAAGWLADLGERAVALGSLEAKGLEYDATVVVSPAEIADESPAGLRVLYVALTRATQQLTVIATDRDEPDPEGVAALLKP, from the coding sequence GTGGCCGCGCAGAATGCCGCTGTCGACAGCACGGCGGATTCCGTCCGCGATCGGGAGATCGCGGTCGAGCAGACGCATCTCGATCACGTGTACCGACGCCTTGAGGAGAAGATCCACGAGGCGGAGTTCCTGATGAACGACGCCGCCAAGCGTGGCCAGGTCGGCACGCCCGGCGCCCTCGCGGAGCGGGACGCGCAGGTGTTCCGCGCCGGGATCCACCTCAACCGTCTCAACAACGAGTTCGAGGACTTCCTGTTCGGCCGCATCGACCTGGTCCTCGGCAAGGACGGGGAGCGGGGCCCCGACGGCGCCTTCACCTCCGTCGAGCCGGCCGAGGACGCGATCCGCACCGACCTCACGGCCGATATCGCCGAGACGCTCCACATCGGCCGCATCGGGGTCCTCGACTCCGACTACGCGCCGCTCGTCATTGACTGGCGGGCCCCCGCGGCCGCGCCGTTCTACCGCTCCACCCCCAAGGATCCCGGCCGCGTCGTGCGCCGCCGGGTCATCCGTTCCAAGGGCCGCAAGGTGCTCGGCGTCGAGGACGACCTGATGCGCCCCGAGGTCACCGCCTTCCTCGACGGCGGCGAGCTGCCCGTCATCGGTGACGGCGCCCTGATGGCCGCCCTCGGGCGGGCCCGTACCCACTCGATGCGCGACATCGTCTCCTCCATCCAGGCCGAGCAGGACCTCGTCATCCGGGCGCCCGCCGCCTCGGTCGCCGAGGTCGCGGGCGGACCGGGCACCGGCAAGACCGCCGTCGCCCTGCACCGCGCCGCCTACCTGCTCTACCAGGACCGCAGGCGCTACGCCGGCGGCATCCTGATCGTCTCCCCGACCCCGCTCCTGGTCGCCTACACCGAGGGCGTCCTGCCCTCCCTCGGCGAGGAGGGCCAGGTCGCCATCCGGGCGCTCGGCTCGCTCGTCGACGGCGCCGAGGCGACCACGTACGACGACCCGTCCACGGCGCGCGTCAAGGGCTCGTCCCGGATGCTGAAGGTGCTGCGCAAGGCCGTCCGGGGAGCACTGGAGTTCGGCGGTCCCGGCGGGACCCCCGCCCCCGACCGGCTGCGCGTGGTGGCCTTCGGGCGCCGCCAGGAGCTGGAGGCCCCCGACCTCGACCGGATCCGGCAGAACGTCCTGTCGGGCACCGCCCCGGTCAACCTGCTGCGCCCGCGCGCCCGCAAGCTGCTGCTGGACGCGCTGTACTCCAAGTCCGGCGGGGCCGGCCGGCACAGCGACCCGGAGCTCGCGGCCGAGCTGCGCTCCGCCTTCGACGAGGACGTCTCGACGGAGGACGCGTTCATCGACTTCCTGAACGCCTGGTGGCCCGAGCTGACGCCGCGCGGGGTGCTCGCCTCCATGGCGGACGAGCGGCGCCTGTCGCGCTGGTCGCGCCGGGACCTGAACCCGCGCGAGACCCGACAGGTGGCGCGCTCCCTGCGCCGGGTCGGACCGGACGGCAAGGGCGCCCTGTCGGTGCACGACGTGGCGCTGCTGGACGAGCTCCAGCAGCTGCTGGGCGCGCCCGCGCGGCCCAAGCGCAAGCGGGAGCTCAACCCGCTGGACCAGCTGAGCGGGCTGGAGGAGCTGATGCCGACCCGCGAGGAGACCCAGTGGGAGCGGGCCGAGCGGCTCGCGGCAGAGCGCACCGAGTACGCGCACGTCATCGTCGACGAGGCGCAGGACCTGACGCCGATGCAGTGGCGGATGGTCGGCCGCCGCGGCCGGGGCGGCACGTGGACGGTGGTCGGGGACCCGGCGCAGTCCTCGTGGACCGATCCCGAGGAGGCGGCCGCGGCGCGCGACGAGGCGCTGGGCACGCGGCCGCGGCGCAAGTTCACCCTGACGGTGAACTACCGCAACCCGGCCGAGGTCGCCGAGGTCGCCTCGCGGGTGCTGAAGCTGGCGGCGCCGGGCACGGAGCCGCCCACGGCCGTCCGTTCCACGGGGCTGCTGCCGCGCTTCACGGCGGTGGGCCCCGAGGGACGGGACCTGCGCTCCACCGTCGTCGAGGAGACCCGGCGGTTGCTGGAGCAGGTGGACGGCACGGTCGGCGTGGTCGTGGCCATGGACCGGCGCGCGGAGGCCGCGGGCTGGCTCGCGGACCTCGGGGAGCGGGCGGTCGCCCTGGGCAGCCTGGAGGCGAAGGGCCTGGAGTACGACGCCACGGTCGTGGTCTCCCCGGCGGAGATCGCGGACGAGTCCCCGGCGGGTCTGCGGGTGCTCTACGTGGCCCTGACCCGTGCGACCCAGCAGCTGACGGTGATCGCCACCGACCGGGACGAGCCGGATCCGGAGGGCGTCGCGGCGCTGCTCAAGCCGTAG
- a CDS encoding MFS transporter — protein MPTTTPPSAAAAPGPAPARVPAPGTGTARRAAPAASGPPLMAVSGSTLVLAAAPARQGHPGRAARPARAPGPYRRLFALPGTRGFTTGNLIARLPMGMFGVSAVMMIAGQRGSYALAGAVVAAGLTATALVAPWTARLVDRYGQARVAVPATLIAVLGSLSLIACVRGGAPAWTLFASYAATATTPNIGGMSRARWTHLLRDDQAARHTAMSFEQAADELAYMLGPVAAAFLCTAAFPEAGTLAGAVLLLTGMLVFTAHRATEPPPAPAVRGPSPLRALGGLLPLFLALGAMFGSMEITSIAHLGAHGLGGLSGPVLALQAAGSCAAGLLYGTLRPRTLPVCLGALALAMFLPLAAAATSSLLALGPALLLAGMATAPVMVTAMSRIHAVTPPGRLNEGMTLAVTALFAGIAAGSATAGAAIDHWGPTTPYALPAGAALLALLLGGVAVPGTTSSSGSHGTGRWPAGSVA, from the coding sequence ATGCCCACCACCACCCCGCCGTCCGCTGCCGCTGCCCCGGGCCCTGCCCCTGCCCGTGTCCCTGCCCCCGGCACCGGCACCGCCCGCCGCGCCGCCCCGGCCGCGAGCGGCCCGCCGCTCATGGCCGTCTCCGGCAGCACGCTGGTGCTCGCCGCCGCCCCGGCGCGGCAGGGGCATCCGGGCCGCGCGGCGCGGCCGGCCCGCGCCCCGGGCCCGTACCGCCGGCTCTTCGCGCTCCCCGGCACCCGCGGGTTCACCACCGGGAACCTCATCGCCCGGCTCCCCATGGGCATGTTCGGCGTCAGCGCCGTCATGATGATCGCCGGGCAGCGCGGCTCCTACGCCCTGGCCGGCGCCGTCGTGGCGGCCGGCCTGACCGCCACCGCCCTCGTGGCGCCCTGGACGGCCCGGCTGGTGGACCGGTACGGGCAGGCCAGGGTCGCCGTGCCCGCCACCCTGATCGCGGTCCTCGGCTCGCTCTCCCTGATCGCGTGTGTCCGCGGCGGCGCCCCCGCGTGGACCCTCTTCGCCTCCTACGCCGCCACCGCGACCACCCCCAACATCGGCGGGATGTCCCGTGCCCGCTGGACGCACCTGTTGCGGGACGACCAGGCCGCCCGGCACACCGCGATGTCCTTCGAGCAGGCCGCCGACGAACTGGCGTACATGCTCGGGCCGGTGGCCGCCGCGTTCCTGTGCACCGCCGCCTTCCCGGAGGCGGGCACCCTCGCCGGGGCCGTCCTGCTCCTCACCGGGATGCTGGTCTTCACGGCGCACCGCGCCACCGAGCCGCCGCCGGCGCCCGCGGTCCGGGGGCCGTCCCCGCTCCGCGCCCTGGGCGGACTGCTGCCGCTCTTCCTCGCCCTCGGGGCGATGTTCGGCTCCATGGAGATCACCTCGATCGCCCACCTCGGCGCCCACGGGCTCGGCGGGCTCTCGGGCCCGGTCCTCGCCCTCCAGGCGGCCGGCTCCTGCGCGGCCGGCCTGCTCTACGGCACCCTGCGCCCGCGCACGCTCCCCGTCTGCCTCGGCGCCCTGGCCCTCGCCATGTTCCTGCCCCTGGCGGCGGCGGCCACCAGCTCCCTCCTCGCCCTGGGCCCGGCCCTCCTGCTGGCCGGCATGGCCACGGCCCCGGTCATGGTCACCGCGATGTCCCGGATCCACGCCGTCACCCCGCCGGGCCGCCTCAACGAGGGCATGACCCTCGCCGTCACCGCCCTCTTCGCGGGCATCGCGGCAGGCTCCGCGACGGCCGGCGCCGCGATCGACCACTGGGGCCCGACCACCCCGTACGCCCTCCCGGCGGGTGCGGCGCTGCTGGCGCTCCTCCTGGGCGGGGTCGCCGTGCCTGGGACGACTTCCTCTTCTGGCTCGCATGGGACCGGAAGATGGCCCGCAGGATCAGTCGCCTGA
- a CDS encoding nitrate/nitrite transporter, translating into MTSTTAPRKGGRWIERWDPEDETFWRETGEKTARRNLIYSVLSEHIGFSIWSLWSVMVLFMGPKYGIDPAGKFFLIATATCVGALVRVPYTFAVARFGGRNWTVVSALLLLAPTVAAWIVMEPGTSYDTFLLVAALTGVGGGNFASSMTNINAFFPLRKKGWALGLNAGGGNIGVPVVQLAALLVIGTAGAGHPRLLLGAYIPLIVVAAALAALRMDNLAPVRNDTGAVREAVRDAHTWIMAFLYIGTFGSFIGYSFAFGLVLQTQFGRTPLQAASLTFIGPLLGSLIRPVGGALADRFGGAWITLGTFVSMAAATGVVILASVRESLPVFLVGFVGLFVLSGLGNGSTYKMIPGIFQAKALARGMSGEDAAAYGRRLSGASMGLIGAVGALGGLAINLVFREAFLSSGSGTAAFVTFLGFYAVCCAVTWAVYLRRPAQAMIPTAGAEAKPQLTSV; encoded by the coding sequence ATGACCAGTACGACCGCACCGCGCAAGGGTGGCCGCTGGATCGAGCGGTGGGACCCGGAGGACGAGACCTTCTGGCGGGAGACGGGCGAGAAGACGGCCCGCCGCAACCTGATCTACTCGGTGCTCTCGGAGCACATCGGGTTCTCGATCTGGTCCCTGTGGTCCGTGATGGTGCTCTTCATGGGCCCGAAGTACGGGATCGACCCCGCCGGGAAGTTCTTCCTCATCGCCACCGCCACCTGCGTGGGCGCCCTGGTCCGGGTGCCCTACACCTTCGCCGTGGCCCGCTTCGGCGGCCGCAACTGGACGGTGGTCAGCGCCCTGCTGCTGCTGGCGCCGACGGTCGCCGCCTGGATCGTGATGGAGCCCGGGACCTCGTACGACACCTTCCTGCTGGTCGCCGCGCTGACCGGGGTCGGCGGCGGCAACTTCGCCTCGTCGATGACGAACATCAACGCCTTCTTCCCGCTCCGCAAGAAGGGCTGGGCGCTCGGCCTCAACGCGGGCGGCGGCAACATCGGCGTCCCCGTGGTCCAGCTCGCCGCCCTGCTGGTCATCGGTACGGCCGGGGCCGGCCACCCGCGGCTGCTGCTCGGCGCCTACATCCCGCTCATCGTGGTCGCGGCGGCGCTCGCCGCGCTGCGGATGGACAACCTGGCGCCCGTGCGCAACGACACCGGAGCGGTACGGGAGGCGGTCCGCGACGCGCACACCTGGATCATGGCGTTCCTGTACATCGGCACCTTCGGCTCCTTCATCGGCTACAGCTTCGCCTTCGGCCTGGTGCTCCAGACGCAGTTCGGCCGCACCCCGCTCCAGGCGGCCTCGCTCACCTTCATCGGACCGCTGCTCGGCTCGCTGATCCGGCCGGTCGGCGGGGCCCTCGCGGACCGCTTCGGCGGCGCGTGGATCACCCTGGGCACCTTCGTGTCGATGGCGGCGGCGACCGGAGTGGTGATCCTGGCCTCCGTACGGGAATCCCTGCCGGTGTTCCTGGTCGGCTTCGTGGGGCTGTTCGTCCTCAGCGGGCTCGGCAACGGCTCCACGTACAAGATGATCCCCGGCATCTTCCAGGCGAAGGCGCTGGCCCGCGGGATGAGCGGCGAGGACGCGGCCGCGTACGGGCGGCGGCTGTCCGGCGCCTCCATGGGACTCATCGGCGCGGTCGGCGCGCTCGGCGGACTCGCCATCAACCTGGTCTTCCGCGAGGCGTTCCTCAGCTCCGGCTCGGGCACGGCGGCCTTCGTGACCTTCCTCGGCTTCTATGCGGTGTGCTGCGCCGTCACCTGGGCGGTATACCTTCGCCGGCCCGCCCAGGCCATGATCCCCACCGCCGGGGCGGAGGCGAAGCCCCAGCTCACCTCGGTGTAA
- a CDS encoding GNAT family N-acetyltransferase, whose product MITDGVEMREIRTADAAGVAEALDRNRAYMAPYEPLRLPGFYTEAGQRERIEALLADRDGGRVRPYVLLGGGVPIGTINLGSIALGPLRSGGIGYWVDQAWAGKGVATAAVHEICRIARDELRLHRVEAGTRVDNLGSQRVLAKAGFEQYGLAPRYLHVGGDWQDHRLFQRLLNDDPPAP is encoded by the coding sequence ATGATCACTGACGGGGTGGAGATGCGCGAGATCCGGACGGCCGACGCCGCCGGGGTCGCCGAGGCACTGGACCGCAACCGGGCGTATATGGCCCCCTACGAGCCCCTGCGGCTGCCGGGCTTCTACACCGAGGCCGGACAGCGCGAGCGCATCGAGGCGCTGCTCGCGGACCGGGACGGAGGGCGGGTGCGGCCGTACGTGCTGCTCGGGGGCGGGGTGCCGATCGGGACGATCAACCTCGGCTCCATCGCGCTCGGGCCGCTGCGCAGCGGCGGCATCGGCTACTGGGTGGACCAGGCCTGGGCCGGCAAGGGGGTCGCCACCGCCGCCGTCCACGAGATCTGCCGGATCGCCCGCGACGAGCTCCGGCTGCACCGCGTCGAGGCGGGCACGCGCGTGGACAACCTGGGCTCGCAGCGGGTGCTCGCGAAGGCCGGCTTCGAGCAGTACGGGCTCGCGCCCCGCTACCTGCACGTCGGCGGGGACTGGCAGGACCACCGCCTCTTCCAGCGGCTGCTCAACGACGACCCGCCCGCCCCCTAG
- a CDS encoding uroporphyrinogen-III synthase has translation MHDQDTPTGPPAGPLAGFTVGVTAARRADELIALLRRRGATVLHAPALRIVPLADDAELLSATKELIGCAPDVVVATTAIGFRGWIEAADGWGLGEELIGRLRETELLARGPKVKGAIRAAGLVETWSPRSESLAEVLDRLLTAGVAGRRIALQLHGEPLPGFIEALRAGGAEVVGVPVYRWMAPEDLAPLDRLLDAVAAGGVDAVSFTSAPAAASLLTRAAERGVRDQVIAALTGGSVLSACVGPVTALPLQAEGVPTVQPERFRLGPLVQLLCQELPGRARVLPVAGHRLELRGHAVLLDSELRPVPPAGMALLRALSRRPGWVVARSELLRVLPGAGRDEHAVETAMARLRVALGAANLIQTVVKRGYRLSLDMAADTKYADS, from the coding sequence ATGCACGACCAGGACACTCCCACCGGTCCGCCGGCCGGCCCGCTCGCCGGATTCACCGTCGGGGTCACCGCCGCCCGGCGGGCCGACGAGCTCATCGCCCTGCTGCGCCGCCGCGGGGCCACCGTGCTGCACGCGCCCGCGCTGCGGATCGTGCCGCTCGCCGACGACGCCGAACTGCTGTCCGCCACCAAGGAACTGATCGGCTGCGCGCCCGACGTGGTGGTGGCGACCACCGCCATCGGCTTCCGCGGCTGGATCGAGGCCGCCGACGGGTGGGGCCTGGGCGAGGAACTGATCGGGCGGCTGCGGGAGACCGAACTGCTGGCGCGCGGACCGAAGGTGAAGGGGGCGATCCGGGCCGCCGGGCTCGTGGAGACCTGGTCCCCGCGGTCGGAATCGCTCGCCGAGGTACTGGACCGGCTGCTCACGGCCGGGGTGGCCGGTCGGCGCATCGCCCTCCAGCTGCACGGGGAGCCGCTGCCCGGGTTCATCGAGGCCCTGCGGGCCGGCGGGGCCGAGGTGGTCGGCGTACCCGTCTACCGGTGGATGGCGCCGGAGGACCTCGCGCCGCTGGACCGGCTGCTCGACGCGGTGGCCGCGGGCGGGGTGGACGCGGTGAGCTTCACCTCCGCTCCGGCGGCGGCCTCCCTGCTGACGCGGGCCGCGGAGCGGGGAGTACGGGACCAGGTGATCGCGGCGCTGACCGGAGGGTCGGTGCTCTCCGCGTGCGTGGGGCCGGTGACGGCCCTGCCGCTGCAGGCGGAGGGCGTGCCCACGGTGCAGCCCGAGCGGTTCCGGCTGGGACCCCTCGTGCAGCTCCTGTGCCAGGAACTGCCGGGCCGGGCCCGCGTGCTCCCGGTGGCCGGACACCGGCTGGAGCTGCGCGGCCACGCGGTCCTCCTCGACAGCGAGCTGCGCCCCGTCCCGCCGGCCGGCATGGCCCTGCTCAGGGCCCTGTCCCGGCGCCCGGGCTGGGTCGTGGCCCGCTCCGAACTCCTGCGGGTCCTGCCGGGCGCGGGCCGCGACGAGCACGCGGTGGAAACGGCGATGGCCCGCTTGCGCGTGGCCCTCGGCGCGGCGAACCTCATCCAGACCGTCGTCAAGCGCGGCTACCGGCTGTCGCTGGACATGGCCGCCGACACGAAGTACGCGGACTCCTGA
- a CDS encoding LysR family transcriptional regulator, with protein sequence MTPRDVEPRLLRAFLAVAEELHFTRAAARLYVAQQALSRDVRRLEQTLGAPLFVRTTRAVELTPDGERLLPLARGVLRAHEELASAFTAGAGPRPLLVDLNTDGPGTARSVLDRARELAPDCELMARFESGLTHAAAEIAAGRLDVSFGYADGLDPALRARLAHAPVRYEPLAVLLPEGHALAALDAVPLDALRGETVYTGAGNPRTREWTGLARELFAGRGIAAAPPAPVAVGKDEFRRVMVKTGNPVLATVDFLDMPGCVKRPLTAPVPLSPLSMVWRKGSSHPGLDALRRAAAELGAGRGWLEVPPDSWLPALTPAPGDG encoded by the coding sequence ATGACGCCCCGAGACGTGGAACCCCGCCTGCTGCGCGCCTTCCTCGCCGTGGCCGAGGAACTGCACTTCACCCGGGCCGCAGCCCGCCTCTACGTGGCCCAGCAGGCCCTCAGCCGGGACGTGCGCCGGCTGGAACAGACCCTGGGCGCGCCCCTGTTCGTACGCACCACCCGCGCCGTCGAGCTGACCCCGGACGGGGAGCGGCTGCTGCCCCTGGCCCGGGGCGTGCTGCGGGCGCACGAGGAGCTGGCCTCGGCGTTCACCGCCGGAGCGGGGCCCCGGCCGCTGCTCGTCGACCTCAACACCGATGGCCCCGGGACCGCCCGCAGCGTCCTGGACCGGGCCCGCGAACTGGCCCCCGACTGCGAGCTGATGGCCCGCTTCGAGTCCGGGCTGACCCACGCCGCCGCCGAGATCGCCGCGGGCCGCCTCGACGTCTCCTTCGGGTACGCCGACGGCCTCGACCCGGCGCTGCGGGCCCGCCTCGCGCATGCGCCCGTACGGTACGAGCCGCTCGCCGTGCTGCTGCCCGAGGGGCACGCGCTGGCCGCGCTGGACGCCGTACCGCTGGACGCGCTGCGCGGCGAGACGGTGTACACCGGGGCCGGGAACCCGCGGACCCGGGAGTGGACCGGGCTGGCGCGCGAGCTGTTCGCCGGCCGGGGCATCGCGGCCGCGCCGCCCGCGCCGGTGGCGGTGGGCAAGGACGAGTTCCGCCGGGTCATGGTCAAGACCGGCAACCCGGTCCTGGCCACCGTGGACTTCCTCGACATGCCCGGCTGCGTCAAGCGGCCGCTGACCGCCCCGGTGCCGCTGTCGCCGCTCTCCATGGTGTGGCGGAAGGGATCGAGCCATCCCGGGCTCGACGCGCTGCGCCGCGCCGCCGCGGAGCTCGGGGCCGGGCGCGGCTGGCTGGAGGTGCCCCCGGACAGTTGGCTGCCCGCGCTCACACCAGCCCCGGGCGACGGGTGA
- a CDS encoding Txe/YoeB family addiction module toxin, with amino-acid sequence MARRISRLIGEIQRDPFGGIGKPEPLQGELSVYGSRRIDDEHRLVYRADEKEMKILKARYHY; translated from the coding sequence ATGGCCCGCAGGATCAGTCGCCTGATCGGCGAAATCCAGCGCGACCCGTTCGGCGGGATCGGTAAACCCGAACCCTTGCAGGGCGAGCTGTCGGTATACGGGTCCCGCCGGATCGACGACGAACACCGGCTCGTCTACCGGGCCGACGAGAAGGAAATGAAGATCCTGAAGGCCCGCTACCACTACTGA
- the smpB gene encoding SsrA-binding protein SmpB encodes MAKETGRKLIAQNKKARHDYTIIDTYECGLVLTGTEVKSLRQGRASLVDGFVSVESGEAWLYNVHVPEYSQGTWTNHSARRKRKLLLHREEIDKLDSKTGETGNTIVPLALYFKDGRAKIEIALAKGKKEYDKRQALREKQDTRETNRVISAVKRKERGQL; translated from the coding sequence ATGGCTAAGGAAACAGGGCGCAAGCTGATCGCCCAGAACAAGAAGGCGCGGCACGACTACACGATCATCGACACCTACGAGTGCGGCCTCGTGCTCACGGGTACCGAGGTCAAGTCCCTGCGTCAGGGCCGTGCCTCGCTGGTGGACGGCTTCGTGTCGGTGGAGAGCGGCGAGGCCTGGCTCTACAACGTGCACGTGCCGGAGTACAGCCAGGGAACCTGGACCAACCACAGCGCGCGGCGCAAGCGCAAGCTCCTCCTGCACCGCGAGGAGATCGACAAGCTGGACTCGAAGACGGGGGAGACCGGCAACACGATCGTGCCGCTCGCCCTCTACTTCAAGGACGGCCGGGCGAAGATCGAGATCGCGCTGGCGAAGGGCAAGAAGGAGTACGACAAGCGGCAGGCGCTGCGCGAGAAGCAGGACACGCGCGAGACGAACCGGGTGATCTCGGCCGTGAAGCGCAAGGAACGCGGCCAGCTTTAA
- a CDS encoding S41 family peptidase, whose translation MPGLTALRLRPRDVRRGAVLTLVFLAAVGAGACTGSWDFADGEAGSTLLVARTDPPAPGPHPQPPREAATADRDAVARAAAEAVAEGKSAKSAAQDVVSRSGDRWAAVYDQGEYEAFADDLDGRWTGVGLWAGRLRDGRIEIDRVQPGSPAARAGMRAGDRLLSIDGQGVTGLKVAEVVALLRGEAGTPVELKLTRGGTDLTQTVRREELRSEPVTVRELPGGITVIKVASFTRGSGERVRTAVRAAPAGGGVMLDLRGNTGGLVTEAVTAASAFLDGGLVATYDVRGAQRALYATPGGDTARPLVTLVDGGTMSAAELVTGALQDRGRAVAVGTRTFGKGTVQMPTELPDGSVAELTVGTYRTPAGRSLDGTGITPDLAAADRVEERARTVLSGIGVGP comes from the coding sequence ATGCCGGGACTGACCGCTCTCCGTCTCCGGCCCCGCGACGTGCGTCGCGGGGCCGTTTTGACGTTGGTCTTCCTCGCCGCCGTGGGCGCCGGCGCGTGTACCGGGAGCTGGGACTTCGCCGACGGGGAGGCCGGGTCCACCCTGCTGGTGGCCCGTACGGATCCTCCCGCGCCGGGGCCGCACCCGCAGCCGCCCCGGGAGGCGGCCACCGCCGACCGGGACGCGGTGGCCCGCGCGGCCGCCGAGGCCGTCGCCGAGGGCAAGTCCGCGAAGTCGGCGGCCCAGGACGTGGTCAGCCGCAGCGGGGACCGCTGGGCCGCGGTGTACGACCAGGGCGAGTACGAGGCCTTCGCCGACGACCTGGACGGCCGCTGGACGGGCGTCGGCCTGTGGGCCGGGCGGCTGCGCGACGGCCGCATCGAGATCGACCGGGTCCAGCCCGGGAGTCCCGCGGCGCGGGCCGGGATGCGCGCCGGGGACCGGCTGCTCAGCATCGACGGGCAGGGCGTGACCGGGCTCAAGGTGGCCGAGGTGGTGGCGCTGCTGCGCGGCGAGGCCGGCACCCCCGTGGAGCTGAAGCTGACCCGCGGCGGGACCGACCTCACGCAGACCGTGCGGCGCGAGGAGCTGCGCAGCGAGCCCGTGACGGTACGGGAACTGCCCGGCGGGATCACGGTCATCAAGGTCGCCTCCTTCACCCGGGGGTCCGGCGAGCGGGTCCGTACCGCGGTGCGCGCCGCCCCGGCCGGCGGCGGGGTCATGCTCGACCTGCGCGGCAACACCGGAGGCCTGGTCACCGAGGCCGTGACGGCCGCCTCCGCCTTCCTGGACGGCGGGCTGGTGGCGACGTACGACGTGCGCGGCGCCCAGCGCGCCCTCTACGCGACCCCGGGCGGCGACACGGCCCGGCCGCTGGTGACGCTGGTGGACGGCGGCACGATGAGCGCGGCCGAACTGGTCACCGGAGCCCTCCAGGACCGGGGCCGCGCGGTGGCGGTCGGCACCCGCACCTTCGGCAAGGGCACGGTGCAGATGCCCACGGAGCTGCCGGACGGATCGGTGGCGGAGCTGACGGTGGGGACGTACCGCACTCCGGCGGGCCGCAGTCTGGACGGCACGGGCATCACCCCGGACCTGGCGGCGGCGGACCGGGTCGAGGAACGGGCCCGCACGGTATTGAGTGGCATCGGGGTGGGTCCGTAG
- a CDS encoding CGNR zinc finger domain-containing protein, producing the protein MWFDSGRVCLDLVATSSPHGHPGGTEGIRDGDGLRLWLTGAGLVPDRTPLTRVGDDWVHAFRLLRADVESLVRAELAGAAPPHAPLARVNAAAAGPPPGLCAVQDQEGHLVRELCGGVECAGLLAAVARDAVELLTDPGERDLLRACEGDGCARVYLDTSRGHRRRWCSSELCGNRERVARHRRRVLESRPG; encoded by the coding sequence ATGTGGTTCGACTCCGGGCGGGTCTGCCTGGACCTGGTGGCTACTTCTTCGCCCCACGGGCACCCCGGGGGCACCGAGGGCATCCGGGACGGCGACGGGCTGCGGCTGTGGCTCACCGGAGCCGGGCTGGTGCCCGACCGGACGCCGCTCACCCGGGTCGGGGACGACTGGGTGCACGCCTTCCGGCTGCTGCGCGCCGACGTCGAGAGCCTCGTACGGGCCGAGCTGGCCGGAGCCGCGCCGCCGCACGCCCCGCTGGCCCGGGTCAACGCCGCGGCCGCCGGTCCACCCCCGGGACTGTGTGCAGTTCAGGACCAAGAAGGTCACCTCGTACGGGAGTTGTGCGGCGGAGTCGAATGCGCCGGGCTGCTCGCCGCCGTGGCCCGGGACGCCGTCGAACTGCTCACCGATCCCGGCGAACGGGACCTGCTGCGGGCCTGCGAGGGCGACGGCTGCGCCCGGGTCTACCTCGACACCTCGCGCGGACACCGCCGCCGCTGGTGCTCCAGCGAGCTCTGCGGCAACCGCGAGCGCGTGGCCCGGCACCGGCGGCGCGTCCTGGAATCCCGCCCGGGCTGA